Proteins encoded within one genomic window of Acidobacteriota bacterium:
- a CDS encoding succinate:quinone oxidoreductase → MLWGARSGLLTLVWLHIIAAIQLALANRKARPQTYAVGKPVASTFAQRTMVVSGLLLLAFILFHLSHFTLGWINPQYLEFHDPITGYHDVRRMMIEGFSNPLVAVFYIVSMGLLLLHLSHGVSSTFQSLGLRSKKTFGFFDKLAKVSGLLLFLGNSAVVVAILLRLIT, encoded by the coding sequence GTGCTTTGGGGCGCGCGCAGCGGCCTGTTGACGCTGGTGTGGTTGCACATCATAGCCGCCATCCAATTGGCGCTGGCGAACCGCAAGGCGCGTCCGCAGACTTATGCCGTCGGCAAACCGGTCGCTTCCACCTTTGCGCAACGCACGATGGTGGTCAGTGGTTTGCTGTTGCTGGCATTCATCCTGTTCCACCTCTCGCACTTCACGCTAGGCTGGATCAATCCGCAGTATCTGGAGTTTCACGATCCTATTACGGGCTATCATGACGTGCGGCGCATGATGATCGAAGGCTTCTCCAACCCGCTCGTTGCGGTCTTTTACATCGTCTCGATGGGCTTGCTCTTGCTGCATCTGAGCCACGGTGTGAGCAGCACCTTTCAATCGCTGGGCCTGCGCAGCAAAAAGACCTTCGGCTTTTTTGACAAGCTTGCAAAGGTTTCGGGCTTGTTGTTGTTCCTGGGCAACAGTGCAGTTGTAGTGGCGATTCTGCTGAGATTGATAACATGA
- a CDS encoding succinate dehydrogenase/fumarate reductase iron-sulfur subunit → MADATLRVYRGDKDGGQHVDYQVPVAPGMVVLDAVHYVQGHHAPDLAVRWNCKAAKCGSCSAEVNGRPKLMCKTRLDDLPLDQPITINPLKTFPLIKDLVTDVSWNYKINQKIPPFTPKPGVEWKMQQEEVDRVQEFRKCIECFLCQNVCHVLRDHEKKEEFGGPRFFVRIAGLEMHPLDGVSRTDLLKEELGIGLCNITKCCTEVCPEDIHITDNAIIPLKERIVDEHYDPVLWLWRKLTGKGKKS, encoded by the coding sequence ATGGCAGACGCAACCTTACGCGTTTATCGCGGCGATAAAGACGGCGGTCAGCACGTGGATTATCAAGTCCCGGTCGCGCCCGGCATGGTCGTGCTCGACGCGGTGCATTACGTCCAGGGCCATCATGCCCCCGACCTGGCTGTGCGTTGGAATTGCAAGGCCGCCAAATGCGGCTCCTGCTCCGCCGAAGTCAATGGCCGTCCAAAACTGATGTGCAAGACGCGGCTTGATGATCTGCCGCTCGATCAACCGATCACGATCAACCCGCTCAAGACCTTTCCGCTTATCAAAGACCTAGTCACCGACGTGTCTTGGAACTACAAAATCAACCAGAAAATTCCGCCCTTCACGCCCAAACCCGGCGTCGAATGGAAGATGCAGCAAGAAGAAGTTGACCGCGTGCAGGAGTTCCGCAAATGCATCGAGTGCTTTCTCTGCCAAAACGTCTGTCACGTCTTGCGCGATCACGAAAAGAAAGAGGAGTTCGGCGGGCCGCGCTTTTTTGTGCGCATCGCCGGGCTTGAAATGCATCCGCTCGACGGCGTCTCACGCACGGATTTGCTCAAAGAAGAGTTGGGCATCGGCCTCTGCAACATCACCAAATGCTGCACGGAGGTCTGCCCCGAAGACATTCACATCACCGACAACGCGATCATCCCGCTCAAAGAACGCATCGTTGACGAGCATTACGACCCAGTGCTCTGGCTCTGGCGCAAGCTCACCGGCAAAGGCAAGAAGTCTTAA
- a CDS encoding type II toxin-antitoxin system HicA family toxin — protein sequence MKVVSGKRLCQILERAGWILQRVQGSHHIYTHPTNPAILTVPVHGNRDLKRGILHSLMKEAGLTEADL from the coding sequence ATGAAGGTCGTATCCGGCAAGCGCTTGTGCCAGATTTTGGAACGAGCGGGCTGGATTCTACAGCGTGTGCAAGGCAGTCATCACATCTACACTCACCCGACCAATCCGGCAATCCTCACCGTGCCCGTGCATGGGAATCGCGATTTGAAAAGAGGAATTTTGCATAGCTTGATGAAAGAAGCGGGACTTACCGAAGCTGATCTATAA
- a CDS encoding fumarate reductase/succinate dehydrogenase flavoprotein subunit has translation MNLNSKIPSGSVPTKWAKYKQDMKLVNPANKRKHDIIVVGTGLAGASAAATLGELGYNVKAFCFQDSPRRAHSIAAQGGINAAKNYRNDGDSVYRLFYDTIKGGDFRAREANVHRLAEVSVNIIDQCVAQGVPFAREYGGLLDNRSFGGAQVSRTFYARGQTGQQLLIGAYQALSRQIHLGTVRMFPRTEMLDIVIIEGQAKGIITRDLVTGEITAHSADSVVLATGGYGNVFYLSTNAKGCNVTATFRAHKKGALFANPCYTQIHPTCIPVSGDHQSKLTLMSESLRNDGRVWVPKTSGDKRKPQDIPEGERDYYLERKYPSYGNLAPRDIASRAAKEACDKGLGVGPGVRGVYLDFSDSIKRLGRAKIEERYANLFEMYERITGENAYEQPMRIYPAVHYTMGGLWVDYELMSNIPGLFVIGEANFSDHGANRLGASALMQGLADGYFVLPQTIGGYMAGQKGKHSTEHAEFKKALEDVRNRTAQLLGIKGKRTVSDFHRELGKLMWDNVGMARTKASLELALARIPEIRQEFWENVNVLGDGNELNPALEHAGRVADFLEFAQLLAYDALQREESCGGHFREEYQTEDGEALRNDDEYAYVAAWEYKGVDAYPTLHQEPLHYEEIRMTQRSYK, from the coding sequence ATTAATCTCAATTCTAAAATCCCGTCCGGCTCGGTACCCACAAAATGGGCCAAGTACAAACAGGACATGAAGCTGGTCAACCCGGCCAACAAACGCAAGCACGACATCATCGTCGTCGGCACGGGGCTGGCGGGCGCCTCGGCGGCGGCGACGCTGGGCGAACTGGGCTACAACGTCAAAGCGTTTTGCTTTCAGGACAGCCCGCGCCGCGCGCACAGCATCGCCGCACAGGGCGGCATCAACGCAGCCAAGAATTACCGCAATGACGGCGACAGCGTGTACCGCCTCTTTTACGACACGATCAAAGGCGGCGACTTCCGCGCGCGCGAAGCCAACGTCCACCGTCTGGCCGAAGTCAGCGTCAACATCATTGACCAATGCGTCGCCCAAGGCGTGCCCTTCGCCCGCGAATACGGCGGCTTGTTGGATAACCGCAGCTTCGGCGGCGCGCAGGTTTCGCGCACCTTTTATGCGCGCGGCCAAACAGGGCAGCAATTGCTGATCGGCGCGTATCAGGCGCTGAGCCGCCAGATTCATCTGGGCACCGTGCGAATGTTTCCGCGCACCGAGATGCTCGACATCGTCATCATTGAAGGCCAAGCCAAGGGCATTATCACGCGCGATCTGGTCACGGGCGAAATCACGGCGCATTCTGCTGACTCGGTCGTGCTGGCGACAGGTGGTTACGGCAATGTGTTTTACCTTTCGACCAATGCCAAAGGCTGCAATGTGACGGCGACCTTTCGCGCGCACAAAAAAGGCGCGCTGTTCGCCAATCCCTGCTACACGCAAATCCACCCGACCTGCATCCCGGTCAGCGGCGATCATCAATCCAAACTGACGCTGATGTCGGAATCGTTGCGCAATGACGGGCGTGTCTGGGTGCCTAAAACATCGGGCGACAAACGCAAGCCCCAAGACATCCCCGAAGGCGAGCGCGACTACTACCTCGAACGCAAGTATCCGAGTTACGGCAATCTGGCCCCGCGCGACATCGCTTCGCGCGCGGCCAAAGAAGCCTGCGACAAGGGTCTGGGCGTCGGCCCCGGCGTACGCGGTGTGTATCTGGACTTCTCAGATTCGATCAAACGGCTGGGCCGCGCGAAGATCGAAGAGCGTTACGCCAACCTGTTTGAGATGTACGAACGCATCACCGGCGAAAACGCCTACGAACAGCCGATGCGCATCTATCCGGCGGTGCATTACACGATGGGCGGGCTGTGGGTAGATTACGAATTGATGAGTAACATCCCCGGCTTGTTTGTTATCGGCGAAGCGAACTTTTCCGATCACGGCGCGAATCGCTTAGGCGCTTCGGCATTGATGCAAGGGCTGGCGGACGGCTACTTCGTGCTGCCGCAAACCATCGGCGGCTACATGGCCGGACAGAAAGGCAAGCACTCGACCGAGCACGCCGAATTCAAAAAAGCGTTGGAAGACGTGCGCAACCGCACGGCGCAGTTGCTGGGCATCAAAGGCAAGCGCACGGTCAGCGATTTTCACCGCGAACTGGGCAAGCTGATGTGGGATAACGTCGGCATGGCGCGCACCAAAGCCAGCCTCGAACTCGCGCTCGCGCGCATCCCTGAAATCCGGCAGGAGTTCTGGGAGAACGTCAACGTGCTGGGCGACGGCAACGAATTGAATCCGGCGCTCGAACACGCGGGCCGCGTCGCTGATTTTTTAGAGTTCGCGCAACTGTTGGCCTACGACGCGCTGCAACGCGAGGAATCCTGCGGCGGCCACTTCCGCGAGGAATATCAGACCGAAGACGGCGAGGCGCTGCGCAATGATGACGAATACGCTTATGTGGCGGCGTGGGAATACAAAGGCGTTGACGCTTATCCCACGCTGCACCAGGAACCCCTGCATTACGAAGAGATCAGAATGACGCAGCGGAGTTACAAGTAA
- a CDS encoding LysR family transcriptional regulator — MHIETLKTFCDLIETGSFSKAAQLNRVSQSAVSQQIKVLEKRYDRPLIERGQRKGVALTEAGQMFYAECKELLERFRALEERMREQSAVIAGTVKVATVYSIGLHELPPYIKQFMKAHPQVKVHIEYSRTDKVYEACLHNTIDFGIVALPLRRPNIAVIPLRQDKLVLVCSPEHLLARKRKVSLTQLSGEEFIAFERDIPTRKTIDRIFKTHKVGVNTVMEFDNIETIKRSVEVGIGLSILPETAVVNEVKSGLLTKLDFSEGTFTRAVGIIHRRGRVFSAAARAFVQMLAAAH, encoded by the coding sequence ATGCACATCGAAACTCTGAAAACCTTTTGCGATCTCATCGAAACCGGCAGTTTCTCGAAAGCCGCGCAACTCAACCGTGTCTCCCAATCCGCCGTGAGCCAGCAAATCAAGGTGCTCGAAAAGCGCTATGACCGGCCCTTGATCGAGCGTGGCCAGCGCAAAGGCGTGGCGCTGACCGAGGCCGGGCAAATGTTTTACGCTGAATGCAAAGAGTTGCTGGAACGCTTTCGCGCGTTGGAAGAGCGTATGCGCGAGCAGTCGGCGGTGATTGCGGGAACGGTCAAAGTGGCGACGGTCTATAGCATCGGGCTGCACGAGTTGCCGCCTTACATCAAACAGTTCATGAAGGCGCATCCGCAGGTCAAAGTGCACATCGAATACAGCCGCACCGACAAGGTCTATGAAGCCTGCCTGCACAACACGATTGATTTCGGCATCGTGGCGTTGCCCTTACGCCGCCCCAACATCGCCGTCATCCCCTTGCGGCAAGACAAACTGGTTTTGGTTTGCAGTCCTGAACATCTGCTCGCGCGCAAACGCAAAGTCAGCCTGACGCAACTCAGTGGCGAAGAGTTTATCGCCTTTGAGCGCGACATTCCGACGCGCAAGACGATTGACCGCATTTTCAAAACACACAAAGTCGGCGTGAATACGGTGATGGAATTCGACAACATCGAGACGATTAAACGCTCGGTCGAGGTCGGCATCGGCCTTTCGATCCTGCCCGAAACCGCCGTCGTCAACGAAGTGAAAAGCGGGCTGTTGACCAAGCTCGATTTCAGCGAAGGCACCTTTACCCGTGCCGTCGGTATCATTCACCGGCGGGGCCGGGTGTTCAGCGCGGCGGCGCGCGCGTTCGTGCAGATGCTGGCCGCAGCCCATTGA
- a CDS encoding succinate dehydrogenase/fumarate reductase iron-sulfur subunit has product MKLKLRVWRQKNANTTGQFVEYDAPHISPDMSFLEMLDVVNEDLIKRGEEQIAFDHDCREGICGACSLVINGTPHGPLQETTTCQLHMRTFKDGDTITIEPWRAAPFPVIKDLVVDRAAFDRLIQSGGYVSVSTGGTPDGNALPIPKEDSDKAMDAAQCIGCGACVAACKNASAMLFVAAKVSHLALLPQGQVERERRVLNMVTQMDAEGFGNCTNIGSCEAACPKGITLDNIARMNREYWRALFKSKLA; this is encoded by the coding sequence ATGAAACTGAAACTTCGCGTCTGGCGGCAAAAGAACGCCAACACCACAGGCCAATTCGTAGAGTACGACGCCCCGCACATCAGCCCCGACATGTCCTTTTTGGAGATGCTCGATGTCGTCAACGAAGACCTCATCAAACGCGGCGAAGAGCAGATCGCCTTTGACCACGATTGCCGCGAGGGCATCTGCGGCGCGTGCAGCCTGGTCATCAACGGCACGCCGCACGGCCCGTTGCAAGAAACCACCACCTGCCAATTGCACATGCGCACGTTCAAAGACGGCGACACCATCACCATCGAACCCTGGCGCGCCGCGCCCTTCCCCGTCATCAAAGACTTGGTCGTAGATCGCGCGGCCTTTGATCGCCTGATCCAATCCGGCGGCTACGTCTCGGTCTCGACCGGCGGCACACCAGACGGCAACGCGCTGCCCATTCCCAAAGAAGATTCCGACAAGGCGATGGACGCCGCACAATGCATCGGCTGCGGCGCGTGTGTGGCGGCCTGCAAGAACGCTTCGGCGATGTTGTTTGTGGCAGCGAAGGTTTCGCATCTGGCCTTGCTACCGCAGGGGCAAGTCGAACGCGAACGCCGCGTACTGAACATGGTTACGCAAATGGATGCGGAAGGCTTCGGCAATTGCACCAACATCGGTTCGTGCGAAGCGGCCTGCCCGAAAGGCATCACGCTGGACAACATTGCGCGGATGAATCGGGAGTATTGGCGGGCGCTGTTCAAGAGCAAGCTGGCCTAA
- a CDS encoding Fic family protein: MTLAKLLKEIDLLQARLQRARPLQPGEVAQLRDYFRVGLTYTSNALEGNSLTEIETKVVIEDGLTVSGKPLREHLEAVGHAAAYDRMRDLAHGVEIGEADVRELHRLFYRQLDESQAGVYRQQQVWISGSEFKLPTPRQVPKLMHRLFERAPKQRARRHPVVFAAWLHLQLVTIHPFIDGNGRTARLALNLSLLQDDYPLALIPPLRRVEYLQVLEREHMKRVSADRSDSFEYFIADCLLNSMHDYRRLLDL; the protein is encoded by the coding sequence ATGACACTGGCAAAACTGCTCAAAGAAATTGATCTGTTGCAAGCGCGGTTGCAGCGGGCGCGGCCCTTACAGCCTGGCGAAGTCGCACAACTGCGTGACTATTTTCGGGTCGGTCTGACCTATACCAGCAACGCGCTCGAAGGCAACAGCCTGACGGAGATCGAAACCAAAGTGGTGATCGAAGACGGCTTGACGGTCAGCGGCAAACCGTTGCGCGAGCACCTCGAAGCCGTGGGCCACGCGGCGGCCTATGATCGGATGCGGGACTTGGCGCATGGCGTGGAGATTGGCGAAGCGGATGTGCGGGAACTGCACCGCTTGTTTTACCGCCAACTGGATGAATCGCAGGCCGGTGTCTATCGCCAGCAGCAAGTCTGGATTTCGGGCAGTGAATTCAAACTGCCTACGCCCCGGCAGGTGCCGAAACTGATGCACCGATTGTTTGAGCGCGCGCCCAAACAACGCGCCCGGCGGCATCCCGTGGTCTTTGCCGCTTGGCTGCATCTGCAGTTGGTGACGATACATCCGTTTATTGACGGCAACGGGCGCACCGCGCGTCTGGCGCTGAATTTGTCGTTGCTACAGGACGATTACCCTTTGGCGCTGATCCCACCATTGCGCCGGGTTGAGTATTTGCAGGTGCTGGAGCGCGAACATATGAAACGGGTCAGCGCGGATCGCTCAGATTCGTTCGAATACTTCATCGCCGATTGCCTGCTCAATTCCATGCACGATTACCGGCGCCTGCTTGATCTCTAA
- a CDS encoding GntR family transcriptional regulator, which translates to MPAFKTAMQLWLAKDNEVPLREQLVAQIKLAILSQDLKPGQKLPSTRELARRFKIHANTVSAAYSELTDLGWVEMRAGSGIYVRSFKAERALEAQLDLDHIIIEFLELTRRKGFSLAQIQARVRHWLRLQPPDHFLVIDPDPHFRAILVAEIKEATGFRVASASPQECEDRSILFGAVPVALYGQAEMATAALPAKLSCLLIHTRSVPEALKGETPPKADELITVASHWPAFLLYARSVLAAVKLDPDAINYRDAREPDWQKGLRASSFVITDAATAALIPPGVRCRIFRVIADSSLTELRQYVEKFLVRPAS; encoded by the coding sequence GTGCCAGCTTTCAAAACCGCCATGCAACTCTGGCTAGCCAAGGATAATGAAGTGCCGTTGCGTGAACAATTGGTCGCGCAAATCAAACTAGCCATTCTCAGCCAGGATTTGAAACCCGGGCAAAAACTGCCGAGCACGCGCGAACTGGCGCGCCGCTTCAAAATCCACGCCAATACGGTCAGCGCGGCTTACAGCGAATTGACCGATTTGGGTTGGGTCGAGATGCGCGCGGGCAGCGGCATTTATGTACGGTCGTTCAAGGCCGAACGCGCGCTCGAAGCGCAACTCGACCTTGATCACATCATCATCGAATTCCTCGAATTGACGCGCCGCAAAGGCTTCTCGCTGGCGCAAATTCAAGCCCGCGTGCGGCATTGGCTGCGCCTGCAACCGCCCGATCATTTTCTGGTGATTGATCCCGACCCGCACTTCCGCGCCATTCTGGTGGCTGAAATCAAGGAGGCCACCGGCTTTCGCGTCGCCAGCGCCAGCCCGCAAGAGTGCGAAGACCGCAGCATTTTGTTCGGTGCGGTGCCCGTGGCCCTCTATGGGCAAGCCGAAATGGCGACGGCGGCCTTGCCCGCCAAACTCTCCTGCCTGCTGATTCACACGCGTTCCGTGCCCGAAGCCCTCAAAGGCGAAACGCCGCCCAAAGCCGACGAACTCATCACGGTGGCCTCGCACTGGCCGGCGTTTTTGCTTTACGCGCGTTCGGTGCTGGCCGCCGTCAAACTCGATCCCGACGCCATCAACTATCGCGATGCGCGCGAACCCGATTGGCAAAAGGGCTTGCGCGCCAGTTCTTTTGTCATTACCGACGCGGCGACGGCGGCCCTGATTCCGCCCGGCGTGCGTTGCCGCATCTTTCGCGTGATTGCCGATTCTTCCTTGACCGAGTTACGCCAATACGTCGAAAAGTTCCTCGTGCGCCCCGCCTCCTGA
- a CDS encoding type II toxin-antitoxin system HicB family antitoxin, which produces MKLKILIHPADEGGFWAEVPALPGCVSEGDTLAETLANIREAAQGWLAVAADRILAAPLPQTQVMEIEL; this is translated from the coding sequence ATGAAACTCAAGATTCTCATACATCCTGCTGATGAAGGCGGTTTTTGGGCGGAAGTGCCTGCTTTGCCAGGCTGTGTTTCCGAAGGAGACACCTTGGCGGAAACGCTGGCGAATATCCGCGAAGCTGCACAAGGCTGGCTGGCTGTGGCGGCTGATCGCATCTTGGCCGCGCCCCTACCGCAAACCCAAGTGATGGAGATCGAACTATGA
- a CDS encoding succinate dehydrogenase flavoprotein subunit, translating to MANEKYETHEHDVLIIGAGGAGLRATLEALGQGASVAVVCKSLLGKAHTVMAEGGIAAAMANVDSADGWQPHFRDTMRGGKFLNNWRMAQLHAQEAPDRVRELEQWGALFDRTPDGNILQRAFGGHTYKRLVHVGDRTGLELIRTLQDRGVALGVDVYMECTVTKLLMDGGRIAGAFAYWRETGRFVVFKAKAIVLCTGGIGKAYRITSNSWEYTGDGQSLAYEVGAELKDMEFVQFHPTGMVWPPGVQGLLVTEAVRGEGGILRNKNGDRFMEKYDPKRMELSTRDVVARSIYTEVKEGRGTPHGGAFLDISHKPAEYVKKKLPSMYHQFKELADVDITKEPMEVGPTCHYMMGGINVEAETQASTVPGLYAAGEAAAGLHGGNRLGGNSLSDLLVFGRRAGAAAAEYAKGAANPAIDNDQIEAAARELLEPFERTSGESPYQIHSELQDSMQSLVGIFRNEEDMAQGLAKLDEFKERLEKVRVEGSRMFNPGWHLARELKSMLIVSEAIALSARARQESRGAHARIDYDKLDDEKWGKLNHIIQRDGDAMKLSERPLAEMPEELKQVLAEDK from the coding sequence ATGGCAAACGAAAAGTACGAAACGCATGAACACGATGTGTTGATCATCGGCGCGGGCGGCGCAGGGTTGCGCGCAACGCTGGAAGCGCTGGGGCAAGGCGCGTCGGTTGCTGTCGTCTGCAAATCGCTGCTTGGCAAGGCGCACACCGTGATGGCCGAAGGCGGCATCGCGGCGGCGATGGCGAACGTGGATTCGGCGGATGGCTGGCAGCCGCATTTTCGCGACACGATGCGTGGCGGCAAGTTTCTGAACAACTGGCGCATGGCCCAACTCCACGCCCAGGAAGCGCCCGACCGCGTGCGCGAACTGGAACAGTGGGGCGCACTGTTTGACCGCACACCCGACGGCAACATCCTGCAACGCGCCTTTGGCGGCCACACCTACAAACGGCTGGTGCATGTCGGCGACCGCACCGGCCTCGAATTGATCCGCACTTTGCAGGATCGTGGCGTAGCGCTGGGCGTGGATGTGTATATGGAATGCACGGTGACGAAGCTGTTGATGGATGGCGGACGCATCGCGGGCGCGTTTGCGTATTGGCGTGAGACGGGCCGTTTCGTCGTATTCAAGGCCAAAGCCATCGTGCTATGCACGGGCGGCATCGGCAAGGCCTATCGCATCACGTCGAATTCGTGGGAATACACCGGCGATGGTCAATCGCTGGCCTATGAAGTCGGCGCGGAACTCAAAGACATGGAGTTCGTCCAATTTCACCCGACCGGGATGGTTTGGCCGCCGGGCGTTCAGGGCTTGCTTGTGACCGAGGCCGTGCGTGGCGAGGGCGGTATCCTGCGCAACAAGAACGGCGACCGCTTCATGGAAAAGTACGATCCGAAGCGTATGGAGCTTTCGACGCGCGATGTGGTCGCGCGTTCGATTTACACCGAAGTCAAAGAAGGGCGCGGCACCCCGCACGGTGGCGCGTTTCTCGACATTTCGCACAAACCGGCAGAGTACGTAAAAAAGAAACTGCCGAGCATGTACCACCAGTTCAAAGAACTCGCCGACGTTGACATCACCAAAGAGCCGATGGAAGTCGGCCCGACCTGTCATTACATGATGGGCGGCATCAACGTCGAAGCCGAAACACAGGCCTCGACCGTGCCCGGCTTGTATGCGGCGGGCGAAGCGGCGGCGGGTTTGCACGGCGGCAACCGGCTGGGCGGCAATTCGCTGTCGGACTTGCTGGTGTTTGGGCGGCGCGCGGGCGCGGCTGCGGCTGAATACGCCAAAGGCGCGGCCAACCCGGCAATTGACAATGACCAGATCGAAGCCGCCGCGCGCGAGTTGCTGGAACCGTTTGAACGCACGAGCGGCGAAAGCCCCTATCAAATCCACAGCGAATTGCAGGACTCGATGCAAAGCCTGGTCGGTATTTTCCGCAACGAAGAGGACATGGCGCAGGGACTGGCGAAATTGGATGAGTTCAAAGAGCGCCTGGAAAAAGTGCGCGTCGAAGGCTCACGCATGTTCAATCCCGGCTGGCATCTGGCGCGTGAACTCAAATCCATGCTGATCGTTTCGGAAGCCATCGCTTTGAGCGCGCGTGCGCGGCAGGAAAGCCGTGGCGCCCACGCCCGCATTGATTACGACAAGCTGGACGATGAGAAGTGGGGCAAGCTCAATCACATCATTCAGCGTGACGGCGACGCGATGAAGCTGTCAGAGCGGCCCTTGGCGGAAATGCCGGAAGAATTGAAACAAGTCTTAGCGGAGGACAAGTAG
- a CDS encoding succinate dehydrogenase — MAESRTALQSRRFGATFRRDAWWTELLPVIFVLGGFGVYATFRAFEGAHYEWGPYLSPLYSPLFKPRWWPFSPAILILMVPLGFRSTCYYYRKAYYRAFFLTPPSCAVTGRGAGSYSGERKFPFILQNLHRYFLYLALIFIAILAYDALRAFWFADGFGVGVGTLIMVVNVVYLGAYTLSCHSLRHLIGGKLDCFSCEVAGATRYKAWRLSSFLNERHMLYGWISVFTVALTDLYIMLVARGVITDWRIL; from the coding sequence ATGGCTGAATCGAGAACTGCTTTGCAGTCGCGCCGCTTTGGGGCAACGTTCCGGCGGGATGCCTGGTGGACGGAGCTGCTGCCGGTCATCTTCGTGCTGGGCGGCTTTGGTGTTTATGCAACGTTCAGGGCGTTTGAAGGGGCGCATTATGAATGGGGGCCGTACCTTTCGCCGTTATATTCGCCGTTGTTCAAACCGCGTTGGTGGCCGTTTTCGCCCGCGATTTTGATTTTGATGGTGCCGCTGGGCTTTCGCTCGACCTGCTATTACTACCGCAAAGCCTATTATCGCGCGTTCTTTCTGACGCCGCCCTCGTGCGCAGTCACGGGGCGCGGCGCGGGCAGCTATTCGGGCGAACGCAAGTTTCCCTTCATCCTGCAAAACCTGCATCGCTATTTCCTCTACCTCGCCCTGATTTTCATCGCCATTCTGGCCTACGACGCGCTGCGGGCTTTCTGGTTCGCCGATGGTTTTGGCGTTGGCGTCGGCACCTTGATCATGGTGGTCAATGTTGTTTATCTGGGGGCTTATACACTCTCCTGTCACTCGCTGCGCCATCTGATCGGGGGCAAGCTGGACTGCTTCTCCTGCGAAGTGGCGGGCGCGACGCGCTACAAAGCCTGGCGCCTCTCCAGCTTTCTGAACGAACGGCACATGCTGTATGGCTGGATCAGCGTCTTCACCGTAGCGTTGACCGACTTGTACATCATGCTGGTGGCGCGTGGCGTCATCACGGATTGGCGCATCCTATAA